In Porphyromonas cangingivalis, a genomic segment contains:
- a CDS encoding YicC/YloC family endoribonuclease: protein MILSMTGFGKSVVEANNKRVTIEIRSVNGKQSDISLRVPAALRPLEMEMRKRINQALLRGKIDVFLTLEDLSNLPKTQVDTQLVGQYWEILKNLSEEIGIPMPEDPMRTLLSMPNVYISNNTEETEEATYEAITMEALDNAIKAHISFRVQEGLALAQGFRNNIEKIRSLLSEVEPYEKERIDNVRTRLEEGLQKYIETDYDKNRLEQELIYYIEKLDINEEKSRLSNHLDYFIKTMDSNEEGEGRKLGFIAQEIGREINTLGSKSNHAELQKIVVKMKDELEQIKEQVLNVL from the coding sequence ATGATACTATCTATGACAGGCTTCGGAAAGTCCGTGGTCGAAGCCAACAACAAACGTGTAACCATAGAGATACGATCTGTCAATGGCAAACAGTCAGATATCTCCTTACGTGTGCCAGCAGCACTTCGCCCGCTGGAAATGGAGATGCGTAAGCGTATCAATCAGGCTCTCCTAAGAGGCAAGATCGATGTCTTTCTCACCCTTGAAGACCTTTCGAATCTTCCCAAAACTCAAGTAGATACACAGCTGGTCGGACAGTACTGGGAAATACTCAAGAACCTCTCTGAAGAGATCGGTATCCCTATGCCTGAAGACCCTATGCGTACCCTACTCTCTATGCCCAATGTCTATATCTCAAACAACACCGAAGAGACAGAAGAAGCAACGTATGAAGCCATCACGATGGAAGCGTTGGACAATGCCATCAAGGCTCATATCAGTTTCAGAGTGCAGGAGGGACTGGCTCTGGCACAAGGCTTCCGCAACAACATAGAAAAGATACGCAGTCTTCTTTCAGAAGTTGAGCCCTACGAAAAAGAACGCATCGACAATGTGCGTACTCGTCTCGAAGAAGGTCTTCAGAAGTACATCGAGACTGATTATGACAAGAATAGGCTGGAGCAAGAACTCATTTATTACATCGAGAAGCTCGACATCAATGAGGAGAAGAGCCGACTCTCCAACCACCTTGACTATTTCATCAAAACGATGGATAGCAACGAAGAAGGAGAAGGGCGAAAACTCGGTTTTATCGCCCAAGAGATCGGTCGTGAAATAAATACACTAGGCTCGAAATCAAATCATGCCGAACTACAAAAGATTGTGGTGAAGATGAAAGATGAGTTGGAGCAAATCAAAGAACAGGTCTTAAACGTACTGTAA
- the secA gene encoding preprotein translocase subunit SecA, which translates to MGINNLLTKLFGNKSQRDLKEITPFVDQVKEAYKTIVNLSDDELRARTQQFRDEIQAFVQVERDEIANLKVGIEDLELQEREGIWAKIDKLEETIMDKMEKKLDELMPQVFAIVKDTARRFAENTEIRVSATQFDRDLSVSHDFVKIEGDQAVYQNHWMAGGNEITWDMIHYDVQLFGGVVLHKGKIAEMATGEGKTLVATLPVFLNALTGNGVHVVTVNDYLSKRDSEWMGPLYMFHGLSVDCIDKYEPNSEARRRAYNCDITFGTNNEFGFDYLRDNMARSPKDLVQRKHNYAIVDEVDSVLVDDARTPLIISGPIESSGDQMFEDFRGNVEVVVNAQKTLATRLLSEARQKIKSEDKKEQEEGFLLLFRSYKGLPKNKALIKFLSEEGIKTGLLKTEEFYMQDNMRNMHIATDELYFVIDEKNNSIELTDKGIDLLTGKTDDPQFFVLPDITTQMSELENMDLSQEEKTAKKDELLANYSIKSERVHTIHQLLKAYTLFERDDQYVVMDNKVMIVDEQTGRIMDGRRYSDGLHQAIEAKERVTVESASQTKATITLQNYFRMYHKLAGMTGTAETEAKEFWDIYKLDVVVIPTNRPIARKDENDRIYKTNRAKYSAVIEEIVSLVEKGRPVLVGTTSVEISELLSRMLSMRKIEHNVLNAKLHQKEAEIVALAGRTGTVTIATNMAGRGTDIKLTPEVKAAGGLAIIGTERHESRRVDRQLRGRAGRQGDPGSSVFFVSLEDRLMRLFGSERISSMLDKLGFKEEDMLEGRQLSKSVENAQKKVEENNFGIRKHLLEYDDVKNAQRKVIYTRRNHALKGERIGLDVLNTISQCAESIAQEYAQGDFSAFKMELFTVFAMEVPVTEEEFKHLNADALTDKIMDVATETLKRRMERIVTIADPVLQNMFEQQGNVIETVYVPVTDGKLMYNIPCNLKEAVESHSKSVARSFQKTILLYTIDEAWEEHLRDMDELQNAVRNVSYENKDPLVIFKVESFELFRTMVERMNKKATSIIMRGQIPVVQQESEEQKGVDVREAHEDPRLKDNRRRYQERKDEYQEAQEARHQAGLAASQAGKAEKQQPYVAGERIGRNDPCPCGSGKKFKSCHGKNL; encoded by the coding sequence ATGGGAATTAACAACCTACTTACCAAGCTTTTTGGGAACAAATCACAACGAGACCTGAAGGAGATCACTCCTTTTGTGGATCAAGTCAAAGAGGCTTATAAGACTATCGTTAACCTTTCTGATGACGAACTCAGAGCTCGGACACAACAGTTCAGAGATGAGATACAAGCATTTGTCCAAGTAGAAAGGGACGAGATCGCAAATCTGAAGGTGGGTATCGAAGACCTTGAGCTACAAGAAAGAGAAGGCATATGGGCTAAGATCGATAAGCTCGAAGAGACCATCATGGATAAGATGGAGAAGAAGCTGGATGAGCTCATGCCACAAGTCTTTGCCATCGTCAAAGATACTGCACGTCGTTTCGCTGAAAATACAGAGATAAGAGTTTCTGCCACTCAGTTTGACAGAGATCTCTCCGTATCTCATGACTTCGTAAAAATAGAGGGAGATCAGGCCGTCTACCAAAATCATTGGATGGCCGGAGGTAACGAGATCACCTGGGACATGATACACTATGATGTACAGCTTTTCGGTGGTGTCGTCCTTCACAAAGGTAAGATCGCTGAAATGGCAACAGGTGAAGGTAAAACTCTCGTGGCTACTTTGCCCGTATTTCTAAATGCCTTGACCGGTAACGGTGTACACGTGGTCACCGTAAACGACTATCTCTCCAAACGTGACTCGGAGTGGATGGGTCCTCTTTACATGTTCCATGGACTTTCGGTAGACTGTATAGACAAATATGAGCCTAACTCCGAAGCACGTAGACGTGCATACAACTGCGACATCACCTTCGGCACAAATAACGAGTTTGGCTTCGACTATCTCCGTGATAATATGGCAAGATCTCCCAAGGATCTTGTGCAGCGCAAACATAACTATGCCATCGTGGATGAGGTCGACTCTGTCCTCGTGGATGATGCACGTACACCTCTGATCATCTCAGGGCCTATCGAATCTTCGGGAGATCAAATGTTCGAAGACTTCAGAGGCAACGTCGAAGTCGTGGTAAATGCGCAAAAGACATTGGCAACACGCCTACTCTCAGAGGCAAGACAAAAGATTAAAAGCGAAGACAAAAAAGAGCAGGAAGAAGGATTCCTACTTCTATTCCGAAGCTATAAAGGGCTACCCAAGAATAAGGCTCTGATCAAGTTCCTGAGTGAAGAAGGCATCAAGACCGGACTTCTAAAGACTGAAGAGTTCTATATGCAGGACAATATGCGAAATATGCATATCGCGACAGACGAACTCTACTTTGTCATCGATGAGAAGAACAACTCAATCGAATTGACAGACAAAGGGATCGACTTGCTAACCGGTAAGACAGATGACCCTCAATTCTTCGTCCTCCCTGACATCACCACACAGATGTCTGAGCTTGAGAACATGGATCTCAGCCAAGAAGAGAAGACCGCAAAGAAGGACGAACTCCTTGCCAACTACTCCATCAAGAGTGAACGTGTACACACCATACACCAGTTGCTCAAGGCTTATACCCTCTTTGAGCGAGATGACCAGTATGTGGTGATGGATAATAAGGTAATGATTGTCGATGAGCAGACAGGTCGTATCATGGATGGTCGTCGCTACTCCGACGGTCTCCATCAAGCGATCGAAGCCAAGGAGCGTGTCACCGTCGAGTCTGCATCGCAGACCAAGGCTACCATCACCCTCCAGAACTATTTCCGTATGTACCATAAGTTGGCCGGGATGACAGGTACGGCAGAAACAGAAGCCAAGGAGTTCTGGGACATCTATAAGCTTGACGTGGTAGTCATCCCAACCAACCGACCCATCGCTCGTAAGGATGAGAACGACCGTATCTATAAGACCAACAGAGCCAAATATTCTGCTGTCATTGAAGAGATTGTCTCTCTCGTGGAAAAAGGGCGTCCCGTCCTCGTGGGTACGACTTCCGTCGAGATCTCAGAGTTACTCAGCCGTATGCTATCGATGAGGAAAATCGAGCACAATGTACTCAATGCAAAACTTCACCAAAAGGAAGCTGAGATCGTCGCCCTCGCCGGTCGAACCGGAACGGTTACCATAGCCACCAACATGGCAGGTCGTGGTACGGACATCAAGCTCACCCCTGAAGTCAAGGCTGCAGGAGGTCTTGCCATCATCGGTACAGAGCGTCATGAGTCTCGTCGTGTAGACAGACAGCTACGTGGGCGTGCCGGTCGTCAGGGAGACCCGGGATCATCGGTATTCTTTGTCTCTCTCGAAGACAGGTTGATGCGTCTCTTCGGTTCTGAGCGTATCTCCAGCATGTTGGATAAACTCGGCTTCAAAGAAGAAGACATGCTCGAAGGACGCCAGCTCAGCAAGTCTGTAGAAAATGCTCAAAAGAAAGTCGAAGAAAACAACTTCGGTATCCGTAAACATCTTCTCGAATACGATGACGTCAAGAACGCTCAACGTAAGGTCATATACACACGTCGCAACCACGCTCTGAAGGGCGAACGTATCGGTCTTGATGTCCTCAATACAATATCTCAGTGTGCGGAGTCCATTGCCCAAGAGTATGCTCAGGGGGATTTCTCAGCCTTCAAGATGGAGCTTTTCACTGTCTTTGCGATGGAAGTCCCCGTCACGGAAGAAGAGTTCAAGCATCTCAATGCCGATGCATTGACAGACAAGATCATGGACGTGGCGACAGAGACCCTCAAACGTCGTATGGAACGCATCGTCACTATTGCAGACCCTGTACTTCAAAATATGTTTGAACAGCAAGGCAATGTCATCGAGACGGTCTATGTCCCTGTCACTGATGGTAAGTTGATGTACAACATCCCATGTAATCTCAAAGAGGCAGTGGAGAGTCACTCAAAGAGTGTAGCGCGTTCGTTCCAAAAGACGATCCTTCTCTACACTATCGACGAAGCATGGGAAGAGCACCTCAGAGATATGGATGAACTGCAAAATGCAGTACGCAATGTTTCTTACGAAAACAAGGATCCTCTCGTTATCTTCAAGGTCGAATCTTTTGAACTCTTCCGTACCATGGTCGAAAGGATGAATAAGAAAGCAACTTCGATCATCATGAGAGGTCAGATCCCTGTCGTTCAGCAAGAAAGCGAAGAACAAAAAGGCGTTGATGTGAGGGAGGCTCACGAAGACCCAAGACTAAAAGACAATCGCAGACGTTATCAAGAGCGCAAAGACGAGTATCAAGAAGCTCAAGAAGCCAGACATCAAGCAGGCCTTGCTGCGAGTCAGGCAGGTAAAGCCGAGAAACAACAACCTTATGTCGCAGGTGAACGTATCGGACGCAATGACCCATGTCCTTGTGGCAGTGGCAAGAAATTCAAGAGTTGCCATGGTAAAAATCTCTAA
- a CDS encoding alkaline phosphatase family protein — protein sequence MNKLIVPIIALLAMCQTQQVEAGIPRLVVLLSVDELRSDLLDEIFPLLPEDGLKRLLEEGQVYNNVNNPLLSPNSTASQALLHTGTTALGNGIATRRPFVRASDGKVSAHNSVFHDEQYIGYATSSRLSPKRLSAPTIADKLWQASKGESLIYSLAPNAEEAIIGGGQHADGVFWIDDYNGKWVSSTYYKDGYPPYIYRLNDGENGIYQRLKSTIWSPAYGQLYKLPYLLRKGVNQNFKHSFSQNGEGITKFKQSALINEELSKAVDLIFANTEIGKDEIPDLVSLNLFAGNHADADQDVTPELLDTYYRLDRAVASILKQIEICSGLSQTLIALVGNGMGRELYTQDDIIGYFHNDRCKALMNVFIMAQYGQGNWIEEVTNDGQIFLNRKLIESQKLDLREVQQKAAGFLQDFSGVQYVVTDYELRQRATLESRENALFQSCLNRAIHKERGDVVFDLLPNWAFIRAEHLTDSGLYKQNAIQTTFIVRYPNPKSAKITTPLDIRDVSATICHILRIRPPTSGRLPALGSH from the coding sequence ATGAACAAACTGATAGTACCCATCATAGCATTGCTGGCAATGTGCCAGACCCAACAAGTAGAGGCCGGTATACCTCGACTTGTGGTGCTGTTGTCTGTCGATGAGCTACGATCAGATTTGTTGGATGAGATATTTCCTCTTCTACCCGAAGACGGACTCAAAAGGCTCCTCGAAGAGGGACAGGTTTACAATAATGTAAACAACCCTCTACTATCGCCCAACAGCACTGCAAGCCAAGCCTTACTACATACCGGGACAACAGCCCTTGGCAATGGCATAGCCACCCGCAGACCTTTTGTCAGAGCATCAGACGGGAAGGTATCGGCACACAACTCTGTATTTCACGACGAGCAGTATATCGGATATGCGACGTCGTCTCGCCTTTCGCCCAAACGGCTCTCTGCACCGACGATAGCAGACAAACTATGGCAAGCAAGCAAAGGAGAAAGTCTTATCTACAGCTTGGCTCCAAATGCGGAAGAGGCAATAATCGGTGGTGGACAACACGCCGATGGCGTATTCTGGATAGATGATTACAATGGAAAGTGGGTATCCTCCACTTACTACAAGGATGGCTATCCGCCATACATCTACCGCCTCAATGATGGTGAGAATGGCATATACCAACGTCTCAAAAGTACAATTTGGTCTCCTGCGTACGGACAACTTTATAAGTTGCCCTATCTCTTAAGAAAAGGAGTAAATCAGAACTTCAAGCACTCATTCTCCCAAAATGGAGAAGGGATAACAAAGTTCAAACAATCCGCTCTCATCAATGAGGAGCTATCAAAGGCTGTCGATCTCATCTTTGCCAATACAGAGATCGGGAAGGATGAGATCCCCGATCTTGTGAGCCTCAACCTCTTTGCCGGAAATCATGCGGATGCGGATCAGGATGTGACACCGGAGTTGTTGGACACCTATTACAGACTGGACAGAGCGGTCGCCTCCATATTGAAACAAATCGAAATCTGCTCAGGCTTATCTCAGACGCTTATCGCCCTTGTCGGCAATGGCATGGGTCGTGAGCTTTATACCCAGGATGACATCATAGGGTATTTCCACAACGATAGATGCAAGGCTTTGATGAACGTATTCATCATGGCTCAGTATGGTCAAGGAAATTGGATCGAAGAAGTCACCAATGATGGACAGATCTTCCTAAATAGGAAGTTGATCGAGTCGCAGAAGTTGGATCTTCGTGAGGTTCAGCAGAAAGCAGCAGGCTTTTTGCAGGACTTCAGTGGTGTACAGTATGTCGTCACGGACTATGAATTGAGACAGCGTGCGACACTCGAAAGTAGAGAAAATGCCCTATTTCAGAGTTGTCTCAACCGCGCGATACATAAGGAGCGCGGAGACGTAGTATTCGACCTTCTTCCAAATTGGGCATTCATCCGCGCCGAACATCTAACGGATTCGGGACTCTATAAACAAAATGCCATTCAAACGACATTTATTGTCAGGTACCCCAATCCCAAGTCTGCCAAAATCACAACCCCTTTAGACATAAGGGATGTGTCGGCAACTATTTGCCACATACTGCGTATACGCCCTCCGACTTCGGGTAGACTCCCTGCTCTCGGCAGTCATTGA
- the gmk gene encoding guanylate kinase: MKQGKVIIFSAPSGTGKSTIINHLIAQGLPLEFSVSATSRAPRGAEVNGKEYYFLTEEEFRERISEGGFLEYEEVYSGCFYGTLKSEVDDKVSHGKHVILDIDVVGALNVKKVYGEQALTVFIMPPSLNTLRDRLTSRGTDSEEVIEKRLAKAEFEISHAPHFDKTVINDDLSQACGEAFTLINDFINN, translated from the coding sequence ATGAAGCAAGGCAAGGTCATCATCTTCTCTGCCCCCTCAGGCACCGGGAAGTCTACGATCATCAACCACCTCATCGCTCAAGGGCTACCTCTGGAGTTCTCCGTATCAGCGACTTCTCGTGCACCGAGAGGAGCAGAGGTCAATGGTAAGGAGTACTATTTCCTCACTGAGGAGGAGTTCAGAGAACGTATCTCGGAGGGTGGATTTTTGGAATACGAGGAAGTCTACTCCGGTTGTTTTTACGGAACACTCAAGAGCGAAGTAGACGATAAAGTCAGCCATGGCAAGCATGTCATCCTCGACATAGACGTTGTGGGTGCCCTCAACGTGAAGAAAGTTTACGGAGAGCAAGCTCTCACGGTATTCATCATGCCTCCAAGCTTAAACACTCTCAGAGACAGACTCACGAGCAGAGGTACAGACAGCGAAGAGGTCATCGAGAAGAGGCTCGCGAAGGCTGAGTTCGAAATCTCTCACGCCCCACACTTCGACAAGACAGTGATCAACGATGACTTGTCTCAAGCTTGTGGTGAAGCCTTTACGCTTATCAATGACTTTATCAACAACTAA
- a CDS encoding rhomboid family intramembrane serine protease translates to MMEDKLKFVFRPFISALIGLVVGYSFLHWVVVIKFGLLQPKDKVVELVVPALLSILLVIFYIYPRVKVLRLRDHFFYAVVAWVGLVIPTAIAQDYMVTVTGTLTELTSVREMDRHKPTRFYKLRSYHPDKEISPSYATYDVSGRNSEDFNMHLYVVCPIRETPNVPYADTPSVWLGEHYKERISNRMKHEKKEKAYTLFVEQGRIKFAETVTSFSVYFERIDSRSKYHDGFMKAISLYPGAVSDPIILMRMSESLYSKNESNKQRLLIALLIVTVLWFLMSAIPKIDPNELKRVKAGKPDMDARREWHEWRTFVLPHKGFFVTPILVYINVGVFLLMTVLGHGFIYVSPQVLLDWGACYAPMVMEGQWWRLLTAIFLHGGVAHLCANMVWLVLVGIDLEHKMSRMMYLLIYFLSGLLGSLTSILWNGEAVGVGASGAIMGLFGAFIALLITGVYPKGFVKSLLINAGVFVGMNLLMGLAGGIDNAAHIGGLLCGFVLGIGCSPFLKRAHHR, encoded by the coding sequence ATGATGGAAGATAAATTGAAGTTTGTTTTTAGACCCTTTATATCGGCCCTTATAGGGTTGGTGGTGGGGTACTCTTTTTTACACTGGGTCGTGGTGATCAAGTTTGGACTCTTACAACCTAAAGATAAGGTTGTCGAACTTGTTGTGCCGGCTTTGCTTTCAATTCTTTTGGTTATATTTTATATCTATCCGAGGGTCAAGGTACTACGCTTACGAGATCATTTTTTCTATGCTGTTGTAGCTTGGGTCGGGCTGGTGATTCCGACTGCGATTGCGCAGGACTATATGGTGACAGTCACAGGTACATTGACAGAGCTTACTTCTGTCAGAGAGATGGATCGGCATAAACCTACAAGGTTTTATAAATTGAGATCATATCATCCGGACAAGGAGATATCCCCCTCTTATGCTACTTATGATGTTAGTGGACGAAACTCTGAGGATTTCAATATGCATCTTTATGTCGTCTGTCCGATCCGAGAGACTCCGAATGTCCCTTATGCCGATACCCCCTCTGTGTGGTTGGGAGAGCATTATAAAGAGCGGATAAGTAATAGGATGAAGCACGAGAAAAAGGAGAAGGCATACACTCTCTTTGTTGAGCAAGGGCGAATAAAGTTTGCGGAGACTGTGACATCTTTCTCTGTCTATTTCGAAAGGATCGATAGTCGCTCGAAGTATCATGATGGATTTATGAAGGCCATCTCGTTGTATCCCGGTGCTGTATCCGACCCCATCATTCTGATGAGGATGAGTGAGTCTCTTTACTCCAAGAACGAGAGCAACAAGCAACGGCTACTGATTGCTCTGCTCATTGTGACGGTGCTGTGGTTCCTGATGTCTGCCATCCCTAAGATCGATCCAAACGAACTGAAAAGGGTGAAAGCTGGCAAACCCGATATGGATGCAAGACGAGAGTGGCACGAATGGAGGACTTTTGTCCTACCTCACAAGGGATTTTTTGTCACCCCGATACTTGTTTACATCAATGTAGGTGTTTTCTTGTTGATGACAGTTTTGGGGCATGGATTTATCTATGTCTCCCCTCAGGTATTGCTGGACTGGGGGGCATGTTATGCTCCTATGGTAATGGAAGGTCAGTGGTGGCGACTATTGACAGCGATATTCCTTCATGGAGGTGTTGCACATTTGTGTGCCAACATGGTTTGGCTCGTCCTTGTGGGGATAGATTTGGAGCATAAGATGAGTCGAATGATGTACTTGCTCATATATTTTCTCTCAGGGCTTTTGGGAAGCCTTACAAGCATCTTGTGGAACGGAGAAGCTGTCGGAGTCGGTGCTTCTGGTGCCATAATGGGATTGTTCGGAGCATTTATAGCCTTACTTATCACCGGAGTATATCCCAAAGGGTTTGTAAAGTCTCTTTTGATAAATGCAGGTGTCTTTGTGGGGATGAACTTACTCATGGGGCTTGCCGGGGGGATTGACAATGCAGCTCATATAGGTGGACTTTTGTGTGGGTTTGTGCTGGGAATCGGTTGTTCGCCATTTCTCAAAAGAGCCCATCATAGGTAG
- a CDS encoding DUF4105 domain-containing protein, whose product MKHLRTLLILLSLSLSSYSPWATKVWAQESIDIPEYKAALLTCGPSDLETFMLYGHTAIRIWDTNGEEDYVFNYGLFSFDQPNFLMNFALGKPLYALGISPMSDFIDAYRYEGRSVSQQVLNLSQSEIKEMYDFLRWNALPENRDYIYNFYFDNCSTKPRDLIEQFSKGMKIVGMEEMPTFRSILRHYTRTDRWYTFLCELPLGAQTDKVMSLSEAAFLPLMLEKELDHAVRSDNNEPLVRAKTVLVQETRPVGTKKDSPITPTTMIIGILLVYALLVMLKPRIPHALSVYRSLLFITISVCGIILWFLGLISHHPHTFPNLNMLLFTPLYLPLAITIWFSQCKRINNWLYFINFVGVFLCAVGVIFGYQTLPEGMTILFGLICVDHALYSGVLNYIKSKRQ is encoded by the coding sequence ATGAAACATCTGAGAACACTACTTATACTCCTCTCCTTATCGCTATCGAGCTACTCTCCATGGGCCACAAAGGTATGGGCACAAGAGTCCATCGATATCCCTGAATACAAAGCCGCACTACTTACATGTGGGCCATCGGATTTGGAGACATTCATGCTCTATGGGCATACGGCCATAAGGATATGGGATACCAATGGAGAAGAGGATTATGTCTTCAATTATGGGTTGTTTTCGTTTGATCAGCCCAATTTCTTGATGAACTTTGCACTTGGGAAGCCCCTCTATGCTTTGGGGATAAGCCCCATGTCTGACTTCATTGATGCATACAGATACGAGGGTAGAAGTGTGAGCCAACAAGTCTTGAACCTCTCTCAATCCGAGATAAAAGAGATGTACGACTTCTTGCGGTGGAATGCCTTGCCCGAAAACAGAGACTACATCTACAACTTCTATTTCGATAACTGCTCGACCAAACCAAGGGATTTGATCGAACAGTTCAGCAAAGGGATGAAAATCGTTGGAATGGAGGAAATGCCGACCTTCAGGTCTATCTTGCGACACTACACAAGGACTGATCGTTGGTACACATTCTTGTGTGAACTTCCCCTTGGAGCGCAGACAGACAAGGTAATGAGTCTCTCGGAAGCAGCATTTCTACCACTCATGTTAGAAAAGGAATTGGATCATGCCGTCCGAAGTGACAACAATGAGCCTTTGGTGCGAGCAAAGACGGTCTTGGTACAGGAAACACGCCCCGTGGGCACAAAGAAAGATTCTCCTATCACACCTACGACGATGATCATCGGGATACTATTGGTCTATGCCCTTCTCGTGATGCTAAAGCCTCGAATACCTCATGCTCTCAGTGTGTATAGGAGTCTGCTCTTCATAACCATCTCGGTATGTGGGATAATACTTTGGTTCTTGGGACTCATCTCTCATCACCCACACACATTTCCCAACCTGAATATGCTGCTATTCACCCCACTCTATTTACCCCTGGCAATAACTATATGGTTCTCACAATGTAAGAGGATTAATAATTGGCTCTATTTTATTAACTTTGTAGGGGTATTCCTCTGTGCCGTAGGGGTGATCTTCGGTTACCAGACACTGCCGGAAGGGATGACGATACTGTTCGGTCTGATCTGTGTGGATCATGCACTTTACTCCGGAGTATTGAATTATATCAAGAGTAAACGACAGTAA
- the nadD gene encoding nicotinate (nicotinamide) nucleotide adenylyltransferase gives MAKHIVLFSGSFNPMHIGHLCLANYVAELHPDVDEVWLMVTPANPFKSHTHLLDEDFRVRWASHQIGKHPKLKVSTIELSLPRPSYTFHTLKHLREQYPDYKFTLLMGMDSLETLPRWYEGERLIKDENILIYPRLGHDVPRSLSPLPKNITVIDAPIFDISATEIRSLLHQGHRLPYFLNMEVTHPLYIELIDQLKHQPL, from the coding sequence ATGGCAAAGCATATCGTCCTATTTTCAGGCTCGTTCAATCCTATGCATATAGGGCACTTATGCCTTGCCAACTATGTTGCAGAGCTACATCCGGATGTAGATGAAGTGTGGCTTATGGTCACTCCGGCCAATCCTTTCAAGTCACACACACACCTCCTCGATGAAGACTTCAGAGTACGCTGGGCGTCTCATCAGATCGGAAAACACCCGAAGCTCAAGGTTTCCACGATAGAGTTGTCTCTACCGAGACCAAGTTATACGTTCCATACCTTGAAGCATTTGCGAGAGCAGTATCCAGATTACAAGTTTACCTTGCTCATGGGTATGGACAGCCTTGAGACTCTCCCCCGATGGTATGAGGGAGAACGCTTGATAAAAGACGAAAACATTCTCATCTATCCTCGTCTTGGTCACGATGTACCACGCTCCTTGTCGCCCCTACCGAAAAACATAACAGTTATCGACGCCCCCATCTTTGACATCTCTGCGACTGAGATTCGAAGTCTCCTCCACCAAGGTCATCGCCTCCCCTACTTCTTGAACATGGAGGTAACCCACCCTCTCTACATCGAGCTCATCGATCAACTGAAGCATCAACCACTCTAA
- a CDS encoding histidine phosphatase family protein: MLIIDWIRHTSLQIDGSYSYGQTDVQVSDNFEVEAAAVKDRLDGIGYDAIYTSPLSRAKKLAHYCGYTDAIEDPRIKEIFLGEWEMKKWADIIMYDNLDDWFANFHNLTAPGGENLQNLLDRVKEFIQDARLKRHSRIAVFCHGGVINCARYMNSEISKALIFREVPMYGSINTIKYSYLDQHDRVKRDI; encoded by the coding sequence ATGCTTATAATAGACTGGATCAGACATACTTCTCTCCAGATAGATGGTAGCTACTCTTATGGTCAGACGGATGTACAGGTCTCTGACAACTTTGAGGTCGAGGCTGCTGCCGTCAAGGATCGGCTGGATGGCATTGGCTATGATGCCATCTATACCAGCCCACTCAGTCGTGCCAAGAAGTTGGCACACTATTGTGGTTATACCGATGCTATTGAGGATCCTCGGATCAAGGAAATCTTCCTCGGGGAGTGGGAGATGAAAAAGTGGGCAGATATCATCATGTATGATAATCTTGATGATTGGTTTGCCAACTTCCACAACCTTACTGCTCCCGGTGGCGAAAACCTTCAAAATCTCCTCGATAGAGTCAAGGAGTTCATTCAGGATGCACGCCTCAAGAGACACTCAAGAATAGCAGTCTTTTGTCACGGTGGTGTGATCAACTGTGCCAGATACATGAACTCTGAAATCAGCAAGGCTCTTATATTCAGGGAGGTACCCATGTATGGCTCGATCAATACGATAAAGTATTCGTATTTGGACCAACATGATAGAGTCAAGAGGGATATTTGA